The Aerosakkonema funiforme FACHB-1375 genome includes the window TATCGGTACTTGAGTGGCAGCTTGATAATGGTATTTAGCTAAACTTAATTGTTGCAAATGCTCGTAAGCAATGCCCAAGTGGTAGTGAAGTTCGTACAGCACCAAATCATCAATTGATTTTGCATCTAAACCGCGTTTCAGGAGTTCGACTCCCCGCGCAATATCGCCAGCTTGCACGTATAATGCTCCCAGTTTGCTACACACATAGGCATCATCTGGATGTTTTGCCAGATAACTTTCCATCGCCGCCTGTGCTTTTTGGAATTTATTTTTCGATGCGATCGCCTCCGGTTGATAGCCGTAATGTAAAATAGCTACATCCGGCAAATAACCCACCTGCCATTGCGGTTCTCGCTGCAACAATTGCACAACGCTATCATCCACCATCGCATGATAAGGACGCGAAAAACGAATCGCCGGATGATTGCGAAATAAGCGGGAAACCAAAGAATAAGGCGACCCGATTGCGCCTACTTCTTGTCGCACCAAGTTAACAACCAAATTGCCAGGTTGAAGGATTGCTTGTTTTAACTGCGGTACAATTTGCGGCGTCAGCACCTCATCCGCATCCAACACTAAAATCCAGTCCCCCTCCACGTATTTCAGCGCCTCATTTCTAGCAGCTGCGAAATCATCGCGCCATTCAAAATGATAAACCCTCGCGCCAAACTGCTTGGCAATTTCGGGGGTTCTATCCGTAGACCCGGTATCCAGCACTATCATCTCATCTACCGCATCCTTAACGCTGCTGAGACAGGTGGGTAGGGATGTTTCTTCGTTTTTGACGATCGTACACAAACTAAGCATAACAATCTAATTGGTAGCAGTTGAGACGAGGACTATGGCACACCCCGTCAGCACTCGGACAAAGAACCCCCATTTCATACCCAGATCCCTAAAACTATCAAAGCCAGATTAGTTAACTTTTGCAGGATAATCATTTCCTATTGCGGTTATAATTTTAACCTCTTCCTAGCGATAGATGTCAAGTTATGCTTGATAGCTAGTAGGTTTGGGAAGTGCGATCGCCCATCCGAACACTGGTAAACTTCGATCGCAATCTTACAGCAGTGCAAATTCAAAACATCTTTAGCGATTTACCCGTTCTAGAAACCGATCGACTCCTACTGCGGAAACTCAACTGGGAGGATACAAATGATATGTTCGAGTACGCCTCCGACCCGGAAGTTTCCCAGTGGACTACCTGGTCAGTGCATGAGTCGATCGCAGATACTAAAACCTTCCTCAATGCCGTCATCAATGAATATGCAAATCATGAAGTTTCGCCTTGGGGAATTCAACACAAAGCAGACGGCAAGATAATTGGAACCTGCGGATTTGTTGATTGGATTTATAACGACGATCGCGCCGAAGTTGGCTACGCACTCTCCAGAAAATATTGGGGAAAAGGATATATGACAGAAGCGGTTCGTGCTGTCATTGACTTTGGTTTTCGCACAATGGAGCTAAATCGAATTGAAGCCAGATGCAAGATTGAAAATATTGCTTCCGCACGAGTTATGGAAAAAGTTGGTATGCAGTTTGAAGGCATCCTGCGGGAACACCTATTTGCCAAAGGCAGCTATCACGACCTTAAAATCTACGCAATTTTGTGGAAAGAGTGGGATTAATTAGTAATGGTAAATTTTTATAGAAAAGAACTTATGCAAAGAAATCGGGTTTCTAGACGAACAGTCTCCGTTTTTAGAGAAGGACAATTGCCAGAAACCCGATTTCCGATACTTAGGAAAAATTAACGAAGTCTAGATTGCAATTCCGGAGGCAGAATGATTTTGTCAATTACGTGGATAACACCGTTGCTGGCTTGGATATCAGCCTGAGTAACTTTGGCATTATTCACCATCACTTGCTTTTTGCGAGCATCCACCCGCACTCTGACAGGACTGCCTTCCACGGTTTTCACTTCTCCCGTTTTCAGGTCGCTGGAGAGAACTTTACCGGGAACGACATGGTAAGTCAAAATTTTGGTCAGTAGAGCTTTGTTTTCTGGCAGCAACAACTTTTGTAACGTTTCTTGAGGCAAAGCTGCAAATGCGGCATCCGTAGGTGCAAAGACGGTGAATGGGCCGTTTCCAGACAGAGTTTCCGTCAGTTCTGCCGCTTGCAAAGCTTTGGTCAATGTCTTGAAGTTATCGTTGGCAGAAGCGATCGCTACTATGGTATCGCTCTCAGAGGCCATTTCCCCAGATGCAGACGTACCTTCTTGGGTTGGCTGACTGGTAGTAGGCCGATTTTGGCTAGTTTCGTTATTTCTCGACCCTGCTTGCGCCATCGTTGGCAGATAAATCAGGGCGCTCACTCCTACCACCGCCATAAAGCCAGCCAGCTTCTTGTTCCACTTTTGCATATATTGCGCTTTCATCCCTAGCTCCTGACTTGCCGACAATTTATTAAGAAATGTAAACGAATATTTCGCTCTATTGCATCTGTCCATAGGCTGATGCCAAAGTTTGAACTTAGT containing:
- a CDS encoding fasciclin domain-containing protein: MKAQYMQKWNKKLAGFMAVVGVSALIYLPTMAQAGSRNNETSQNRPTTSQPTQEGTSASGEMASESDTIVAIASANDNFKTLTKALQAAELTETLSGNGPFTVFAPTDAAFAALPQETLQKLLLPENKALLTKILTYHVVPGKVLSSDLKTGEVKTVEGSPVRVRVDARKKQVMVNNAKVTQADIQASNGVIHVIDKIILPPELQSRLR
- a CDS encoding glycosyltransferase, with protein sequence MLSLCTIVKNEETSLPTCLSSVKDAVDEMIVLDTGSTDRTPEIAKQFGARVYHFEWRDDFAAARNEALKYVEGDWILVLDADEVLTPQIVPQLKQAILQPGNLVVNLVRQEVGAIGSPYSLVSRLFRNHPAIRFSRPYHAMVDDSVVQLLQREPQWQVGYLPDVAILHYGYQPEAIASKNKFQKAQAAMESYLAKHPDDAYVCSKLGALYVQAGDIARGVELLKRGLDAKSIDDLVLYELHYHLGIAYEHLQQLSLAKYHYQAATQVPIFPKLKLAAYNNLGNVLKDNSKLQAAKTAYETALQIDPNFAPGYYNLGMTLKVLGRLEDAIAAYQKAINLNPDYAEAYQNLGVVLLKVGYVQESLSAFARAIALHEQHNPSEAQRLRQGLREMGFNV
- a CDS encoding GNAT family N-acetyltransferase; the protein is MQIQNIFSDLPVLETDRLLLRKLNWEDTNDMFEYASDPEVSQWTTWSVHESIADTKTFLNAVINEYANHEVSPWGIQHKADGKIIGTCGFVDWIYNDDRAEVGYALSRKYWGKGYMTEAVRAVIDFGFRTMELNRIEARCKIENIASARVMEKVGMQFEGILREHLFAKGSYHDLKIYAILWKEWD